In Gammaproteobacteria bacterium, one DNA window encodes the following:
- a CDS encoding TRAP transporter large permease subunit, with translation MITVEMMPPLMFGALVIVMLLGYPVAFSLAALGLVSAFVSIKLGFFTVDFLQALPLRVFGILSNELLLAIPFFTFMGAILERCGLAEDLLEGTGQLFGPVPGGLAYAVIIVGAILGAITGTVAASVIAMGMISLPIMMRYGYDMKTATGVIAASGTITQLIPPSLVLIVLADQLGRSVGDMYAGAIGPSILQTLLFIVYIFVISLIKPQWVPPLPKSARALHGWPLIKRVLWGMVPSLVLIFLVLGTIFMGLATPTEAGAMGAVGALVLAALHKRLSWPLVQQGMETTMRITAMVIFILIGSTIFSLVFQGVDGSRWIEHHLSSLPGGVVGFLVFVNLFVFFLAFFLDFFEIAFIIVPMLAPVAANMGIDLIWFGVLLCVNMQTSFMHPPFGFALCYLRGIAPKQVKSSEIYLGALPWVGLQLVMVLVVIFWPGLVTSWVEQSPTIDIDKIEIPRPEYQPLDGSDISTPESHWNEQQPQTPPP, from the coding sequence CTGGCGGCACTGGGCTTGGTCAGCGCTTTCGTCAGTATCAAACTCGGCTTCTTCACCGTCGATTTCTTACAGGCGTTGCCGCTGCGCGTGTTCGGTATTTTGTCGAACGAGCTGCTGCTGGCGATTCCGTTCTTTACTTTCATGGGCGCGATCCTCGAGCGCTGCGGTCTGGCCGAGGACCTGCTCGAAGGAACCGGTCAATTATTCGGGCCGGTGCCCGGCGGCCTCGCCTACGCCGTCATCATCGTCGGCGCGATTCTCGGCGCCATCACCGGCACAGTCGCTGCCTCGGTCATCGCCATGGGCATGATCTCGTTGCCGATCATGATGCGCTACGGCTACGACATGAAGACCGCGACCGGTGTGATCGCTGCGTCCGGCACGATCACGCAACTGATTCCACCCTCACTGGTGCTGATCGTGCTTGCCGATCAACTCGGCCGCTCGGTCGGCGATATGTACGCCGGCGCCATCGGCCCGTCGATCCTGCAAACACTGTTGTTCATCGTTTATATCTTCGTCATCTCGCTGATTAAACCGCAGTGGGTACCGCCGCTACCGAAGTCGGCACGCGCACTGCACGGTTGGCCGCTGATCAAACGCGTGCTGTGGGGCATGGTGCCATCGCTGGTACTGATCTTCCTCGTACTCGGCACCATTTTCATGGGCTTGGCGACCCCGACCGAAGCCGGCGCCATGGGCGCCGTCGGCGCCCTGGTTTTGGCGGCGCTGCACAAACGCTTGTCGTGGCCGCTGGTGCAACAAGGCATGGAAACCACCATGCGCATCACCGCCATGGTGATTTTCATTCTGATCGGCTCGACCATTTTTAGTCTGGTATTCCAGGGTGTGGACGGCAGCCGCTGGATCGAGCATCACTTATCGTCGTTACCCGGCGGCGTCGTCGGCTTCCTGGTATTCGTTAACCTATTCGTATTTTTCTTGGCGTTCTTCCTCGATTTCTTCGAGATCGCCTTCATCATCGTGCCGATGCTCGCTCCCGTTGCCGCCAACATGGGCATCGACTTAATTTGGTTCGGCGTGTTGTTATGCGTGAACATGCAGACGTCATTCATGCATCCGCCGTTCGGTTTCGCATTGTGTTATTTACGCGGCATCGCGCCGAAGCAAGTGAAGAGCAGCGAGATCTACCTCGGCGCGTTGCCGTGGGTGGGGCTGCAGCTGGTGATGGTTTTGGTCGTCATCTTCTGGCCGGGCTTGGTGACGAGCTGGGTCGAGCAGAGTCCAACGATTGATATCGATAAGATTGAAATTCCGAGACCGGAATATCAGCCGTTGGACGGTAGCGACATATCGACACCGGAATCGCACTGGAACGAACAACAACCACAAACGCCCCCACCCTAA